The segment CTGCAACAGAAGAGTCAACGCCGCCGGACAGCGCACACAGCACGCGGCCGGAGCCAACCTTTTCCCTGATTTCCTTAATAGATTTTTCCACAAAGGCATCCATCTTCCAGTCTCCGCTGCAGCCGCAGACGCTGTAAACGAAGTTGGAAAGCATCTTCGTTCCCTCCTGGGTATGCATTACCTCTGGATGGAACTGAACGGCATACCAGTTTTTCTCCGGCATTTCCATAGCTGCTACCGGGCAGACAGGAGTATGGCCTGTCACAGCAAAGCCCTCCGGGGCCTTCTCAATATAATCTGTATGGCTCATCCAGCAGATCGTCTTTGGAGATACATCCGCAAACAGCTTGGAGGCCGTGTCAACATCCACCTCTGTCTTTCCGTACTCGCTGACAGGGGCTGTTGCCACCTTTCCGCCCAGCAGGTATGCCATCAGCTGTGCGCCATAGCAGATTCCCAAAACAGGAATACCCAGTTCAAAGATTTCTTTTGAACAGCGAGGAGAATCGTCCCCATATACACTGTTAGGTCCGCCGGTAAAAATGATTCCCTTCGGATTCATCTCTTTAATTTTTTCAATCGGCATACTGTACGGATGAACTTCACAATATACGTTGCATTCTCTTACTCTTCTGGCAATTAACTGATTATACTGACCGCCAAAGTCCAATACAATAATCATTTCTTTTTCCACGAGTATTCCTCCTATAAATTTTCACTGTTGTATCAACCTGCAAAAGGTAAAACTCCCGCAGTCTACAATCTATTATAAGATACGCCGCACCTCTTGGCAACCTGTTTTTGCATCAAACCATGCCCAAACTGTGCCCGGACTGCGCTGCAACGTGAACGTCAAAGTGAATATCCAAGCCCTGATATATAAAATGAGGACAAAATCAGCAGGCACAGATGCAGACTTGACAGTATTTTTTGGTATTCTTCATAGCTTTTTATATGTTTTATCGCTTTTGCAGTTTCTTCGCAGTTTACCTTTATAAGCCGTAATACTCCTCTGCAGTTTTCTTCCTGTCTTTTCTTCCTGGCTTTTCTTTCCATCCTTCTCTTTCGTTCTTTCCATTACCTGTCTTTTCGTTCTGCCTTTTTATTCCCCCTCCCACTTCCTTCTTCCCATTTTCCTCCGCAAATTCCAGAACCTTTCGGATCCCCACATAATCTCCAGCTGTAAACGCTTCCCCGACAGATCGGTACCCGCTTTTTTCATAAAAGCGGTTTAAAGCCTGATTTTCTGCCTGGCAGTCTAAGCGGACGCCTCTTTTGCCCTGTTTTCGGGCATATTCCTCAATCGCCTTTAAAAAGGCCTGTCCCGCTCCTTTTCCCGCCAGGCCGGTTCTCGTGGCAAGGTGGTGGACATAAAGGTATGCCCTGTCTCCATCCCACCTCTCATCACTCTCCAGAAGCGCTGCCGCTCCTGCTATATCCGCTCCCCTCATCAGGAAAAACAGCCTTCCATTCCTGGCATGCTCAGCAAAATATTCCTCTGAATAAAAATCCAGATACTCCTCATCATTCCACTGATGCATTCCCATCTGTTCCATCCAGGCAATGCGCTCTTTTATAACTGCGATAAAACTGGAAACCTGCCCTTCCCCTGCCGGCTCCAGCCGATAATTCCTGTCCATCTCATCCCTCATCCGCTTCACGTTCAAACCTTTCTGCCTCTAATTTCTTCCGGCTGCCTCCAGGTATTTTTTTACATACTCTCCTGTATAGGAAGCCGGATTTTGTGCTACCTCCTCCGGTGTCCCCTTGGCAATGACTGTACCTCCCTTATCCCCTCCATTGGGGCCAATGTCGATGAGATAGTCTGCCGTTTTTATCACATCCAGGTTGTGTTCAATGACAACCACCGTATTTCCTCCGTCTGAAAGCCTGCGCAGTATCTCAATCAGCTTGTGCACATCTGCAAAGTGGAGGCCTGTGGTCGGCTCGTCCAGCACATAGATCGTCTTTCCCGTCCCCCTCTTGCTGAGCTCCGTGGCCAGCTTGATTCGCTGAGCCTCGCCTCCCGACAGCTCTGTGGAGGGCTGTCCCAGACGGATATAGGAAAGTCCCACATCATTCAGAGTCTCAATCTTTCTGTAAATCGAGGGCACATTTTCAAAGAAATGGAGAGCCTCCTCCACTGTCATATTCAGCACATCATAGATGCTCTTCCCCTTGTATTTAACCTCCAGAGTTTCTCTGTTATAGCGTTTTCCTCCGCAGACCTCACAGGGCACGTACACATCCGGCAGGAAGTGCATCTCGATCTTGATAATTCCATCGCCGCTGCAGGCCTCGCAGCGGCCTCCCTTCTTATTGAAGCTGAAACGCCCCTTATTGTAGCCCTTCGCCTTGGCGTCGGGGGTCGATGCAAACAGGTCGCGGATCAGATCAAAGGCTCCCGTATAGGTGGCAGGGTTGGAACGGGGAGTGCGGCCGATGGGAGACTGATCAATTGCAATAATCTTGTCAAGCTGCTCGGTTCCCTCAATGGTCTTGTGCTTTCCCGGTATGGTTCTGGCCCGGTTCAGCTTTTTGGCAAGGGCTTTGTAGAGAATCTCATTGACCAGAGAGCTCTTTCCGGAGCCTGACACACCGGTTACGCAGGTCATCACTCCCAACGGGAAGGAGACGTCAATATTTTTCAGATTATTTTCCGCTGCACCGCGCACGGTAATCCATCCAGTAGGTTTCCTGCGCTCTGCGGGAACCGGAATTTTAATCCTGCCGCTCAGATATGCCCCTGTGATGGAATCCTTACATTTCATGATCTGTTTGGCTGTACCCACTGCCACCACATTTCCGCCGTGCTCTCCTGCTCCCGGACCGATATCCACAATACAGTCTGCGGCAAGCATGGTATCCTCATCGTGTTCCACCACAAGCACCGTATTTCCCAGATCCCGAAGGTGCAGAAGTGTCTTCAGCAGCTTGTCATTGTCCTTCTGGTGAAGACCGATGCTGGGCTCGTCCAGGATATAGGCAACTCCTACCAGACCGGAGCCGATCTGGGTGGCAAGGCGGATTCTCTGAGCTTCTCCTCCTGACAGGGTTCCCGTAGCGCGGGAGAGCGTCAGATAATCCAGTCCCACATCAATGAGGAAGCTGACTCTGGCGCGGATCTCCTTCAGAATCGGCGCTCCGATGGCCTCCTGCATGGGAGTCAGGCTCAGTCCGTCAATAAATTCCCTGTATTTGACAATGGACATATTGGTAGCTTCATAGATATTTTTTTCTCCCACTGTAACGGCAAGGGCTTCCTTCTTCAGTCTCTGTCCGCGGCAGGCAGGGCAGGGAGTAATCCGCATAAAGGTCTCATACTCTGCCTTCATAGCGTCAGAAAAGGTTTCCCTGTACTTTCTGTTCATGCTCTGGATCAGTCCTTCAAAGGCAACGTCGTAGACGCCCTCTCCCCGCTGCCCCTTATAACGGACCTTCAGTACCTTTCCTCCTGTTCCGTGGATCAGGACATCGTGAATCTCCTTGGGATAATCCTGGAAGGGGGTGTCGAGGCTGAAATGATACTCCTCTGTCAGCGCGTCGAGAATGGCTCTGGTAAAGCTGCCCTTGTCCGTACAGGACTGCCAGCCCATTCCCACAATCGCCCCCTGGCTGATGCTCAGGGATTTATCCGGAATCAGCAGATCCTCATCAAATTCCATCTTGTATCCCAGTCCAAAGCATTCCGGGCAGGCGCCGAATGGATTATTGAAGGAAAAGCTCCTCGGCTCCACCTCGTCCACACTGATGCCGCAGTCCGGGCAGGCAAAATTCTGGCTGAAATTCATAGTCCCCTGCTCCGGTATCTCCACCGTCATCAGCCCGCCTGTAAGCTCCATGACGGTTTCAATGGAATCTGTCAGACGCTTCTCGATTCCCGGCTTCACAACAAGGCGGTCCACCACAATTTCGATATTGTGCTTGATATTCTTATCCAGCTTGATCTCCTCAGAAAGCTCATAGAGGCTTCCGTCAATTCTGACACGGACATAGCCGCTCTTTCGCGCCTGCTCAAGCACCTTCACATGCTCTCCCTTTCTTCCCCTGACCACCGGGGCCAGAAGCTGAATTTTCGTCCGCTCCGGCATCTCCATAATCTGATCCACCATCTGGTCCACGGTCTGGCGGTGAATCTCTCTGCCGCACTTCGGACAGTGAGGGATTCCGATTCTGGCATAGAGAAGCCTCATATAGTCATAGATTTCCGTCACAGTTCCCACTGTAGAGCGTGGATTCCTGTTCGTGGACTTCTGATCAATAGAAATAGCCGGCGATAAGCCTTCTATACTCTCCACATCCGGTTTCTCCATCTGTCCCAGGAACTGCCTTGCATAGGACGACAGAGACTCCATATAGCGCCTCTGCCCCTCCGCATAGATCGTGTCAAAGGCCAGAGAGGACTTACCGGAACCGGAAAGCCCCGTCAGAACAACCAGCTCATTTCTGGGAATATCCACTGATATATTTTTCAGGTTGTGCTCATTGGCACCTCGTATTTTAATGTACTGTTTTGCCATATTTTTAAACTCCCTCACTGTTTTCACATTTTCACAAAATTTCGGCCAGACCCTTACATCTGCCGCCGCAAACTGACTGCCTCGTCTGCAGCTTCATCTGTTTTTATCTATTCTTCCTCTCAGACATCCGGCTTTCGGCCAGAACTCCCCGGCAAAATTTGACATTCGCCTCCTGTCTCTGAATCTGATGATGCCCGGTACCGCCGCCTGCAGGCATACGGCCAGTCTGAGCTCATTATACTATAACCCCACGTGCGGCGGTATGGAAATTGCAATATTTTTAGACAAAATTCACCACTGTATGTTTCCTCACGCCGCGCCGTATCCAACTGCGCCGCGGTTCTAAAAAGCAGCCGGAACCGCTTTTTCTTTCGGTTTTTGTTTTAGCTTCATTATATCACATGCAATCTCCCTTTGCAAACATTTGTTCGATTGTCTGGCTGTTAAATTTTCATGCAGAGATAAAAAGCCTGAGAACTCACGCTTCATCCGCTGATCCCCAGCCCAGTTCATTGCCTCAGCGTCTTTTCCTTTCCCGCTTTCGCAACTTACTTATGGACTGCCCTTCTCACGGACAAACTGCTGTTCTCAGGCTCTTTTCATCTGTCAGATTATGACATGAAACGCTCTTGTCTGTTTCCTGTTTTCCTTTCTGTTTTTCCTTCCTGTCTTTCTGTTTTCTCTTCCTGTTTCGTTATTTTTTCGTACTGATCTGCTGTTTTTCCTTCCTCTGCTCCATTGCCGAATTCTTAATTCTGCTGACTCTCCTGCTGCTTTCCTGCAGAATCTGCCTTCAGGATCTCCATAAACTCCTCTCCTGTTATGGTTTCCTTCTCAAGCAGGTAGGCAGCCAGCTCATGGAGCTTCTCCTCGTTTTCTTTCAGGATCTGGACCGCTCTGTCATGGGCCCTGCGCACAGTATCGATTACCTCCTCGTCAATCCGCATGGCCGTGTGCTCCGAGCAGGCCAGAGAGGCGTCCCCGCCCAGATACTGGTTGGTCACTGTTTCCAGTGCAACCATGCCGAACTGCTCACTCATACCATACCGTGTCACCATGGCGCGGGCAATCTTTGTGGCCTGCTCAATATCGTTGGAGGCGCCTGTGGTAATGGAATGGAAGACAAGCTCCTCTGCCGCACGGCCTCCTGTGAAGGTCACAATCTTGTTGAACGCCTCCTCACGGCTCATGAGGAAGCGCTGATCCTCCTCCACCTGCATGGTATATCCCAGCGCCCCGCTGGTCCTTGGAATAATAGTGATTTTGTGGACGGGAGCAGAATGGCTCTGCATGGCAGCCACCAGGGCATGGCCGATCTCATGGTAAGAGACAATCTTCTTCTCATCCATGGAAACTCCGGCATCCTTCCTCTGATAACCGGCAATGACAACCTCCACGCTCTCCTCTAAATCCTGCTGAGAAACGGTTTTTCTTCCCATCCGCACAGCCCGAAGGGCAGCTTCATTGACAATATTTGCTAAATCCGCTCCGCTTGCGCCGCTGGTGGCACGGGCAATCTCATTGTAATCCACTGTTTCATCCACTTTCACATTTTTAGCGGAAACTCTGAGAATGGCCTCACGCCCCCTCATATCGGGAAGCTCCACAGGAATCCTTCGGTCAAACCGTCCCGGTCTCAAAAGTGCCTTGTCAAGAGACTCCGGCCGGTTGGTCGCCGCCAGAATCACAACACCCTTGCGGCCGTCAAAGCCGTCCATCTCTGTCAGAAGCTGGTTCAGCGTCTGTTCTCTCTCATCGTTGCCTCCCATGTTTCCGTCGCGTTTCTTTCCAATGGTATCGATCTCGTCGATAAAGACAATACATGGAGCCTTCTCATTTGCCTGCTTAAACAGATCCCTCACCTTGGCAGCTCCCATTCCCACAAACATTTCCACAAACTCTGAACCGGAAATGGAGAAAAACGGAACATGGGCTTCTCCGGCCACCGCCTTTGCCAGAAGTGTCTTTCCTGTTCCAGGAGGGCCTACAAGCAATGCGCCCTTGGGAAGGGTCGCTCCGATTTCCGCATATTTTCCCGGATTGTGCAGGAAATCCACAATCTCCTTCAGGGCATCCTTCGCTTCCTCCTGCCCGGCCACATCGGCAAATGTCTTTCCCGTCTCAGATTCTGCATAAATTTTGGCATTAGACTTTCCAAACGTCATCGCATTTGGCCCGCCCATCCGCTTCATCATAGCCCGGCCCATAATCTGGCCAATCAGAACAAAAAATACAAGGGGCATAATCCAGGTAATCAGCACATCCAGAAGGGGGGATGCCTGTGTCGGAATCTCCTTGCTGAACTTCACATCCGTACCCTCCAGACGCTCCGCCAGATTTTCTCCGGTCGGCAGTCCTGTCTTGCGCACAAGCCTGTGTTCATCGTCCTTCAGTGTATACATAACCTCTTCATTGGTAGTTTCATAGACCTCCTCTATATTCCCCTCGTTCAGAGAGGTGAGAAACTGGTCGTACCGCACTTCCACCGTCCGATCCATCAGAGACGGAAATACAAAAATATTTAACAGCAGCAAAACCAACATGACGATTCCATAGTAATACAGGAACGAACGTCTTGGCGGTTTCTTCTGTTCTGTATCCTTATTCTCCATAGATTTACTCTCCTTTTGATCTTTTTTCTTCTTTCCTTACGGGTTCACTCTATTATATTTTCTGCTTCAGTTCAGGGTCTCTGATCTTTATCGAAGTCCTGCCGTTCCTTCCTCTTACAGTAATATTTGCTTCTGCTTAAGCGGAGATTTTATTCCTCCTTTTCGCTTCCCTTAATCTCAGCAGTTTCTTGCAGTTTCTCTTCAGTCAGTTTTCCTGACTGACTTTTCACTCTGTATAAATCATTGACATTCCTGAAAATATTATACTTTGCAGACAGGCAATCCGCTGTCAGTAGCAAAGGCACAGATGAGCTGACACTGCTTGTGAGCAGAAAATACAATTTGATCTTACGCAAATAACAATAACTCTGTTGTTTACTTTTGTCAATGGTTTATAGTAAATATTTATTTACTTTTAATAATTATTGATTTATCATCGCTTATATGATATGATTCGATTAGAAACATTAAATCCCGCTTCCCTAAAACATCGCAGGAGCGTTTGGTTCCTGTATATCAGACACCGGGCATCTAACTTCTGCAATACCGATATATAAATCTTTCCGCAGAGGTTTCACCTGATATGGCCTTATTCATAATATAGCTTCATTCATAATATGGCCTCATCCATTTTAAGAACTTCATCTGAGGAAATTCACAATACACTTGATTGATGCCCGGTTCTGAGAAAACATTAAAATATATAAAAAAGGAGCAATTACATGATGAGTACTGATATAAACACGGCCGGCAAACACTTTCTGCAGTTTGCCATCGCCTTTCTAAGCCTGACCAAGTGCCAGTACCAGCAGGCGAATGATGTGAAAGTAAATTCATTAGGCTTTTTCACTTTAGTTGCACTGGAAAACTGGGCAGATGAAAATTATACGATGTCCGATCTCGCAGACAAGCTGCAGATCGCCAAACAGCAGCTGTCCAGGCTCATTAATGATTTGGAGGCCAAGGAGCTGGTGGAACGAATCCACGACACCGCAAACAGGCGAAGAGTATATATACGGATCTCCAGGCATGGCCTTGAAATGATGGATGAGCTGAAGCAGTCCATGCTTAAAAGCACCACAGCGGCACTGTCAGCATACAGTGAAGACGAGCTGGAAGAGCTGGATCACTGCCTGTGCCGCCTGACGAAATTAATGGAAAAATTTAATGCGGACGGCTGCTAGTCCGCTGATTTCTTTTTATTCCCAGAGTGTCTGCTGATTGTTCCTAAAACAGCAGGCACTTTCATTTTTTAAAATTTTCTGTACTCTAAAAGCGACCCCCGGTATACATTTGAAACTTCTCATTTTTCTCTTACAGCCCTTCCTGTGGGCTCTCTATGCCAACCTTCTATAATTTCCCTTATCCGAAGTATAATAGCCACGTAATGCAGTTAGGAATTTCGAAAAAAATGATTTCAAGAAGAAAAAAAGGAGAGTGCATTCATTATGAGAAAGCAGACTAAATTAGTTGCAGTTCTTTCTGCAGCAGCTTTACTCGCTGTAGGCGCTTCCATGACATCTTTCGCAGGTTGGGAGAAGGATGAGGATGGTATCTGGCACTACTATGACAGCGATGATGAGATGGTAACAGACGAGTGGAGAAAAGACGGCTCCAAGTGGTTCTATCTCGATGAGGATGGAAACATGCTGACAGATTCCTGGGTAGACGATGAGTACTACGTAGGTTCTGACGGCGCTATGTTAAAGAATCAGTGGGTTAAGACAACAGCTGATGAGGATGTAGATGATCCAGAGGATGACGGTGATCACTGGTACTACTTCTCCTCCAATGGTAAGAAAGTAGAGGATGACACTAAGAAGATCAATGGCAAGACCTACTACTTCAACGAAGACGGCGAGATGAGATATGGTTGGTACCAGGATGCCAACGGCGATGTATTTTATCTTGGCAGCGAGGACGAAGGTTGGAGAGCCGAGAGCCAGTGGTTATGGCTTGCATTACCGGATGAGGATGAGGTTGACAGAAACAGCGTTAGCTTCTGTGATGACGACAGAGAATGCGAAGTACACTGTGATGAAGAGGGCTGGTACTACTTCGGAAGCAACGGCAAAATGTACAGAGATTCTAAGAAGAAGAAAGTAAATGGAAAGTACTACTTCTTTAACGAGCACGGCCAGATGCTGTATGAGTGGATCAACAACCAGAAGTACAATGTAAGCAGTAGCTCTGATCTTGTAAGCGGTACAGATGAAAAAGGCACTACATACCAGAAACCAGGTGCTGCTTCTTCCAGCAACGGCGTCTTAGATGACAATGCTGATTATAAGGGAGGAAGCCAGATCTGGAATATGCAGTACTCCAATGTAGTGGAAGATGGTTCCAGAGCAAACGGCTGGTACGAGATCGACGGTTCTGCTGATACAGGCGAAGATGGTGATACAGATTGGTACTACTTCGATGACGGCGAGCCAGAGAGGGCAGATGCCGGAAAAGACTTTGTTACTGTAGACGGCGATGGAGCAAAGGTATTCAGAGCAAAGATTAAGATCAATGGAAAGTACTTCTGCTTCAACGAGATGGGTCAGATGCAGACAGGTCTTCAGTACGTCGGAGCTGACAAGGCATTCTACTACTTTGATGAGAACGGCTATATGCAGACAGGCAAGGAAACAAATGTAGAGGATGATGATGATTCCTACAACTTCTACTTCATTACCAAGAACGGCAAGAACGGCCAGGGACAGATGGGAGAGAAGGACAACTACCTTTACTTTGGTGGAAAACGCCTTGAGGCTGATGATGACTACAAGATCTACTTCCTTGATGGGGAGTATTATCTGGTAAATAACAAGGGTAAAATCCAGGATTCCAAGTCCAAGAAGTACGATGTGGAGAATGGAAACGGCATGACAGACGCTAAGTTTACTTTCAAGAACAACGGCGGTATTTCTAAGGTATATGTCGATGATGTCGAAGTTCCGGCAACTGAGTGGAAGAAAGATGCGGAAATCCCAGAGATTGCTCTGTATGATGGATACTTTACATATGATGACGGAGATGTTTTAGGATGGTATACAGAAGATCAGTACAATGGTTTCGCAAGAAATAATAATTGATAACCTGTAAATCATGAATTTAAAAGGGGATGCTATCTTAATTGCGGGAAACCGCAGGAGGATAGTATCCTCTTTTTTACATTCTAAAATTTAAAAATCCATCGATAATTACACTTAATATTTAGAAAATATGAAACTATAAGTATAAACTTATTCTTTTCCACGCTTTTATCGATATATCCCCTCTATTATTTTTCAATTCAATATTTAACATTGACATATATTATAAAATTACTTTTAATAAAATTACTAATTTTAAAATTAGTAAAAATAATTAAAGGGGGCTAATTATGTTTGTAGGAAGAGAACGGGAACTGCAGAAGCTGGAATCGATGTATGAAAGTGATCAATTTGAGTTTGCCGTTTTTTACGGCAGACGGCGGGTAGGTAAGACAACCCTCATCAATGAATTCTGCAAGAATAAAAAGACAATTTTTTTCGTTGCATCTGAGGCAGCCAGCCAGGAAAATCTGGAACTTTTCTCGAAAGCTGTCTTTCAGGCCACAATGCCGGGGTTGACATTTCCTTCTTTCAGAAGTTATGACGAATTATTTTCCTATATAGACAATATATGCAGTCAGGAGCGGATTATCCTGGCAATTGACGAGTTTCCCTATCTGGCGGCCAGCTACAAGGCAGTTTCTTCCCTGCTGCAGGCTCATATTGACCAGAAATGGAAAAACAGCAGGCTGTTTCTGATTTTATGCGGTTCTTCCATGATCTTCATGGAACATCAGGTTCTGGGGTATAAAAGCCCTCTCTATGGGGGAAGAACTGCGCAATTTAAAATTCATCCATTTACATTTTTCGAGTCCAGACGTCTTCTGGAGGATTTTTCCAAGGAAGAGCAGGCCATCATTTATGGCATAACAGGAGGAATTCCAGAGTATTTAAGCCGTATTCGCCCCTCTGTTTCTCTGGATGAAAATATTATTGATCTGTTTTTTACGGAAAGCGGAAGACTCTATGAAGAACCCTCCAATCTTCTGAAGCAGGAACTGAGGGATCCGTCTACGTACAATTCCGTTATTGGGGCAATCGCTTCTGGTGCAAGCCGCCTCAATGATATAGCGGTTAAGACAGGAATCGAGACAGGAGCAGCAAGCAACCTGCTGGTTTCCCTCATAGAGCTGGGGAACGTCCGAAAGGAAATTCCCGTTACAGAAAAAGCTGGAAGCCGGAAGACTATTTATCTGCTGCAGGATCAGATGTTTCGGTTCTGGTACCGCTTTGTGGCTCCAAATATCAGCGGAATTGTCCGGGGAATAGGGGCTGAAATCTATGAAAAGCAAATCCGGCCTCAGCTCAGCCATTTCATGAGATTTGTATTTGAAGAAATTTGCCAGCAGTATCTGTATCTTCCGCAGAACCTGTCTTCTGCCCCGTTTCTGTACAGCAAATGCGGAAGATGGTGGGGAAATAATCCTGTCGAAAAGCGCCAGGAAGAAATTGATATAGTGGTGCTCGATGAGAGCCATATCCTGTTGGGGGAATGCAAATGGCAGAATGCTCCGGTAGGAGTTGATGTACTAAGGGATTTGATTCTTCAGGGGAATTTATTTTACATTCAGGAAAAATGGTTTTATGTTTTTGCAAAAACGGCCTTCACAAAAGATTGCATAGACTATGCAGAAAAGAGTAAAAATATACATCTGATTACGTTTGATGAAATGTAATAATGAGCGAGAATCAAGGCTGAAATCATATGGCAGCAGGTCTGGGCTCTATGTCAATAGCTGGGACGGGACTCGTTTGAATCCCGCCCCAGCTATTGACATAGGCTCTAAAAGCGCCGACAGAAGAATAATCAAATCTGTCTGCCAGCGCCTTTTTTAATTAATCAATCGTTTACCTGAAATAGGCTACCCAGATATTAATCTACCCAGCTTGGAGCCTTGTCTGCTGTAAACCACTTAAGACCAGTTCCTGGAATGTCTGCGCTATTTCCGCTTCCCTCCGTCTCAATCTCGTATGTAAAGTATCCATCATATAAGGAAACGTAAGGGATAGTTGCTGCTTCTCTTAAGTCAGCCCAATCCTCATCTGTAGCCTTTTCTCCATCAATTTCTACAATGCCGGTAATCTTATTTCCACTGAAGGTGAACTGTACATCTGTAAGACCATTTCCATTCTCCACATCATATTTCTTAGACTTGGAGTCCTGGATTTTGCCCTTATTATTTACAAGATAGTAAGCACCTTCGTAGTAAACAACTCTGTAGTCATCATCTGCCTCGATGCGTTTTCCTTCGAAGTATAAGTAACCATCCTTCTCGCCCTTCTGTCCCTGGCCGTTCTTGCCATTCTTGGTGATAAAGTAGTAATTGAAGGAGTCATCGTCATCCTCTACATTGCTCTCTTTACCTGTCTGCATATAGCCGTTGTCGTCAAAGTAGTAGAATGCCTTGTCCTTTGGAATGTACTGAAGCCCTGTCTGCATCTGACCCATCTCGTTGAAGCAGAAGTATTTTCCGTCAATTTTGATTTTTGCTCTGTAAACAGGAGCTCCATCTCCATCTGCAATATCTAAAAGATCTCTGCTAGAATCTGCTCTCTCTGGCTCTCCATCATCGAAGTAGTACCAATCTGTATCTCCATCTGTACCTGTGTCAGAGGAACCGTCGATTTCATACCAACCGTTTGCTCTGGAACCATCTTCTACAACATTAGAATACTGCATGTTGTAGATATATCCAGCGCCTTCCTCACCGTCAGCTACAGCATTTCCATCTAATGCATTGCTTGCAGATGCATTAGTCTCTAACTCTGCACCAGATGGTGTTGTGTTCTTATTTACAACATACTTCTGGTTATTGATCCATTCGTATACCATCTGACCATGCTCATTGAAGAAATAATATTTTCCGTTTACTTTCTTCTTGTCTGCCTTCTGGTACATTTTACCATTGGATCCGAAGTAGTACCAACCTTCTTCATCACAGTCTTCACACTCGTCAGAGTCGAAGTCAACACCGTTTCTGTCAACCTCATCCTCATCTGGTAATGCAAGCCATAACCACTGGCTCTCTGCTCTCCAGCCTTCGTCCTCGCCGCCAAGGTAGAATACGTCTTCACCATCCTGATGCCAGCCGTATCTCATCTCACCGTCTTCGTTGAAGTAGTAGGTCTTGCCGTTGATCTTCTTGGAATCTTCCTCTACCTTCTTACCATTGGAAGAGAAGTAGTACCAGTGATCACCGTCATCCTCTGGATCATCTACATCCTCATCAGCTGTTGTCTTAACCCACTGATTCTTTAACATAGCACCGTCAGAACCTACATAGTACTCATCGTCTACCCAGGAATCTGTCAGCATGTTTCCATCCTCATCGAGGTAGAACCACTTGGAGCCGTCTTTTCTCCACTCGTCTGTTACCATCTCATCATCGCTGTCATAGTAGTGCCAGATACCATCCTCATCCTTCTCCCAACCTGCGAAAGATGTCATGGAAGCGCCTACAGCGAGTAAAGCTGCTGCAGAAAGAACTGCAACTAATTTAGTCTGCTTTCTCATAATGAATGCACTCTCCTTTTTTCTTCTTGAAATCATTTTTTTCGAAATTCCTAACTGCATTAC is part of the Clostridium sp. M62/1 genome and harbors:
- the ftsH gene encoding ATP-dependent zinc metalloprotease FtsH, coding for MENKDTEQKKPPRRSFLYYYGIVMLVLLLLNIFVFPSLMDRTVEVRYDQFLTSLNEGNIEEVYETTNEEVMYTLKDDEHRLVRKTGLPTGENLAERLEGTDVKFSKEIPTQASPLLDVLITWIMPLVFFVLIGQIMGRAMMKRMGGPNAMTFGKSNAKIYAESETGKTFADVAGQEEAKDALKEIVDFLHNPGKYAEIGATLPKGALLVGPPGTGKTLLAKAVAGEAHVPFFSISGSEFVEMFVGMGAAKVRDLFKQANEKAPCIVFIDEIDTIGKKRDGNMGGNDEREQTLNQLLTEMDGFDGRKGVVILAATNRPESLDKALLRPGRFDRRIPVELPDMRGREAILRVSAKNVKVDETVDYNEIARATSGASGADLANIVNEAALRAVRMGRKTVSQQDLEESVEVVIAGYQRKDAGVSMDEKKIVSYHEIGHALVAAMQSHSAPVHKITIIPRTSGALGYTMQVEEDQRFLMSREEAFNKIVTFTGGRAAEELVFHSITTGASNDIEQATKIARAMVTRYGMSEQFGMVALETVTNQYLGGDASLACSEHTAMRIDEEVIDTVRRAHDRAVQILKENEEKLHELAAYLLEKETITGEEFMEILKADSAGKQQESQQN
- the uvrA gene encoding excinuclease ABC subunit UvrA, coding for MAKQYIKIRGANEHNLKNISVDIPRNELVVLTGLSGSGKSSLAFDTIYAEGQRRYMESLSSYARQFLGQMEKPDVESIEGLSPAISIDQKSTNRNPRSTVGTVTEIYDYMRLLYARIGIPHCPKCGREIHRQTVDQMVDQIMEMPERTKIQLLAPVVRGRKGEHVKVLEQARKSGYVRVRIDGSLYELSEEIKLDKNIKHNIEIVVDRLVVKPGIEKRLTDSIETVMELTGGLMTVEIPEQGTMNFSQNFACPDCGISVDEVEPRSFSFNNPFGACPECFGLGYKMEFDEDLLIPDKSLSISQGAIVGMGWQSCTDKGSFTRAILDALTEEYHFSLDTPFQDYPKEIHDVLIHGTGGKVLKVRYKGQRGEGVYDVAFEGLIQSMNRKYRETFSDAMKAEYETFMRITPCPACRGQRLKKEALAVTVGEKNIYEATNMSIVKYREFIDGLSLTPMQEAIGAPILKEIRARVSFLIDVGLDYLTLSRATGTLSGGEAQRIRLATQIGSGLVGVAYILDEPSIGLHQKDNDKLLKTLLHLRDLGNTVLVVEHDEDTMLAADCIVDIGPGAGEHGGNVVAVGTAKQIMKCKDSITGAYLSGRIKIPVPAERRKPTGWITVRGAAENNLKNIDVSFPLGVMTCVTGVSGSGKSSLVNEILYKALAKKLNRARTIPGKHKTIEGTEQLDKIIAIDQSPIGRTPRSNPATYTGAFDLIRDLFASTPDAKAKGYNKGRFSFNKKGGRCEACSGDGIIKIEMHFLPDVYVPCEVCGGKRYNRETLEVKYKGKSIYDVLNMTVEEALHFFENVPSIYRKIETLNDVGLSYIRLGQPSTELSGGEAQRIKLATELSKRGTGKTIYVLDEPTTGLHFADVHKLIEILRRLSDGGNTVVVIEHNLDVIKTADYLIDIGPNGGDKGGTVIAKGTPEEVAQNPASYTGEYVKKYLEAAGRN
- a CDS encoding GNAT family N-acetyltransferase, which codes for MDRNYRLEPAGEGQVSSFIAVIKERIAWMEQMGMHQWNDEEYLDFYSEEYFAEHARNGRLFFLMRGADIAGAAALLESDERWDGDRAYLYVHHLATRTGLAGKGAGQAFLKAIEEYARKQGKRGVRLDCQAENQALNRFYEKSGYRSVGEAFTAGDYVGIRKVLEFAEENGKKEVGGGIKRQNEKTGNGKNEREGWKEKPGRKDRKKTAEEYYGL
- a CDS encoding MarR family winged helix-turn-helix transcriptional regulator, with amino-acid sequence MMSTDINTAGKHFLQFAIAFLSLTKCQYQQANDVKVNSLGFFTLVALENWADENYTMSDLADKLQIAKQQLSRLINDLEAKELVERIHDTANRRRVYIRISRHGLEMMDELKQSMLKSTTAALSAYSEDELEELDHCLCRLTKLMEKFNADGC